The following are encoded in a window of Streptomyces sp. 11x1 genomic DNA:
- a CDS encoding sugar phosphate isomerase/epimerase family protein, whose translation MKLAFSTLGVPGLPIADVVRLAATHGYHGVELRAHPEEPVHPGIGAGERAEVVAEFKAAGVEILGVAGYARVAAPGEDGPVLDEIRALLDLARDLGAPFVRVFPGADLAGGQSVEEADAIAARRLGTAAEDAADRGVRVLLETHDSHRTGADAIRVLGPVGHGSVGSLWDVMHTWLGGEQPAESYAALSPSLGYVQVKDIASADDTTPLPLGAGVLPLGECVELLSRKEWDGWLCWEYEKRWYEAAAPLPELLAAGREHLGRLLNDAA comes from the coding sequence ATGAAACTCGCGTTTTCCACCCTCGGTGTTCCCGGTCTTCCCATCGCCGACGTCGTGCGGCTCGCCGCGACGCACGGCTATCACGGTGTCGAACTGCGTGCCCATCCCGAGGAGCCGGTGCATCCGGGCATCGGGGCCGGCGAGCGGGCCGAGGTGGTGGCCGAGTTCAAGGCGGCGGGCGTGGAGATCCTCGGGGTCGCCGGTTACGCGCGGGTCGCCGCGCCCGGCGAGGACGGTCCCGTGCTGGACGAGATCCGCGCCCTCCTCGACCTGGCCCGGGACCTGGGCGCCCCGTTCGTCCGTGTCTTCCCCGGCGCCGACCTGGCCGGCGGTCAGAGCGTGGAGGAGGCCGACGCGATCGCCGCACGGCGGCTCGGCACGGCGGCCGAGGACGCCGCCGACCGGGGCGTACGCGTCCTGCTGGAGACCCACGACTCGCACCGCACCGGCGCCGACGCCATCCGGGTGCTCGGTCCGGTCGGCCACGGCAGCGTCGGCTCGCTCTGGGACGTGATGCACACCTGGCTCGGCGGCGAACAGCCCGCCGAGTCCTACGCCGCCCTCTCCCCCTCCCTCGGCTACGTCCAGGTCAAGGACATCGCCTCCGCCGACGACACCACCCCGCTCCCGCTCGGCGCGGGCGTGCTCCCGCTCGGCGAGTGCGTCGAGCTCCTCTCCCGCAAGGAGTGGGACGGCTGGCTCTGCTGGGAGTACGAGAAGCGGTGGTACGAGGCGGCCGCGCCGCTGCCGGAACTCCTTGCGGCGGGACGGGAGCACCTCGGGCGGCTCCTCAACGACGCGGCGTAA
- a CDS encoding Rieske 2Fe-2S domain-containing protein — MRVAEQAQSLHAVSARCTHMGCLAGFNRAERAWECPCHGSRFDTEGRIVQGPATKPLERRDI; from the coding sequence GTGCGGGTCGCGGAGCAGGCGCAGTCGCTCCACGCCGTCTCCGCCCGCTGTACGCACATGGGCTGCCTGGCCGGCTTCAACCGCGCCGAACGCGCCTGGGAGTGCCCCTGCCACGGCTCCCGCTTCGACACCGAGGGCCGCATCGTCCAGGGCCCGGCGACGAAGCCGCTGGAGCGGCGGGACATCTGA
- a CDS encoding glycoside hydrolase family 3 protein — MPSRRTVLAATAGVTSALALGTDAQAASPHRPDKRLRALIARMSLEEKVGQLFVMRVYGHSATSPDPADIDANLQELGVRTAAELLAKYRVGGIIYFSWAHNTRDPHQIAALSNGIQRASLALPRGLPVLVSTDQEHGIVARVGRPATLLPGAMALGAGGSRTDAREAGRVGGAELRALGIRQDYAPVADVNVNPANPVIGVRSFGADPQAVAGLVAAQVQGYQGAGVAATAKHFPGHGDTAVDSHYGFPVIEHTREQWTALDAPPFRAGIRAGIDSIMTAHIMVPALDPTGDPATLSRPILTGILREQLGYDGVVVTDSLGMQGVREKYGDDQVPVLALKAGVDQLLNPPSIDVAWNAVLAAVRSGELTEARLDESILRILRLKAKLGLFERPYVSEAGVDRVVGIRRHLDAADRIAERTTTLLVNEGSLLPLSRRTHRNVLVVGADPASPSGTTGPPTAVLAAELTSLGFSATSLSTGTAPTPALVDQAVAAARGKDAVVVGTYNVTADSTQRTLVARLLATGVPMVAVAIRNPYDVAQLRDVKGYLASYSWTDVEVRAAARVLAGQVAPRGKLPVPVQRADKPAEVLYLIGHGLTYGPA; from the coding sequence GTGCCCTCCAGACGTACCGTTCTCGCCGCCACCGCAGGCGTCACCTCGGCCCTGGCCCTCGGCACCGACGCACAGGCCGCCTCCCCCCACCGCCCCGACAAGAGACTCCGCGCTCTCATCGCGCGCATGAGCCTGGAGGAGAAGGTCGGCCAGCTCTTCGTGATGCGGGTGTACGGGCACTCGGCGACCTCACCGGACCCGGCCGACATCGATGCCAACCTCCAGGAACTGGGCGTGCGCACGGCCGCCGAGCTGCTGGCGAAGTACCGGGTCGGCGGGATCATCTACTTCTCCTGGGCGCACAACACCCGCGACCCGCACCAGATCGCCGCCCTCTCCAACGGCATCCAGCGTGCCTCCCTCGCCCTCCCCCGGGGCCTGCCCGTCCTCGTCTCCACCGACCAGGAACACGGCATCGTGGCCCGCGTCGGCAGGCCCGCCACCCTGCTGCCGGGTGCGATGGCCCTCGGCGCGGGCGGCTCCCGCACGGACGCCCGCGAGGCCGGACGCGTCGGCGGGGCCGAGCTGCGGGCGCTCGGCATCCGGCAGGACTACGCCCCGGTCGCCGACGTGAACGTCAACCCGGCCAACCCCGTCATCGGCGTCCGCTCCTTCGGCGCCGACCCGCAGGCGGTCGCGGGGCTGGTCGCCGCGCAGGTGCAGGGGTACCAGGGGGCGGGGGTCGCGGCGACCGCCAAGCACTTCCCGGGTCACGGGGACACGGCCGTCGACAGTCACTACGGCTTCCCGGTGATCGAGCACACCCGGGAGCAGTGGACGGCCCTGGACGCCCCGCCGTTCCGGGCCGGGATCCGCGCCGGCATCGACTCGATCATGACCGCGCACATCATGGTCCCCGCGCTGGACCCCACCGGCGACCCGGCCACCCTCTCCCGCCCGATCCTCACCGGCATCCTGCGCGAGCAGCTGGGCTACGACGGGGTCGTGGTCACCGACTCGCTCGGCATGCAGGGCGTACGGGAGAAGTACGGGGACGACCAGGTGCCGGTGCTGGCGCTGAAGGCGGGCGTTGACCAGCTCCTCAACCCACCCTCGATCGACGTGGCGTGGAACGCGGTCCTGGCCGCCGTACGCTCCGGCGAGTTGACCGAGGCTCGGCTCGACGAGTCGATCCTGCGGATCCTGCGGCTCAAGGCGAAGCTCGGGCTGTTCGAGCGGCCGTACGTGAGTGAGGCCGGGGTCGACCGGGTCGTGGGGATCCGGCGGCATCTCGACGCCGCCGACCGGATCGCGGAACGGACCACCACGCTCCTGGTCAACGAGGGCTCGCTGCTGCCGCTGTCCCGGCGTACGCACCGCAATGTGCTGGTGGTGGGCGCCGACCCGGCCTCCCCGTCGGGCACCACGGGACCGCCCACGGCCGTCCTCGCCGCCGAACTCACCTCGCTGGGCTTCTCGGCCACCAGCCTGTCCACCGGTACGGCCCCCACCCCGGCCCTCGTCGACCAGGCCGTGGCGGCGGCCCGGGGCAAGGACGCCGTGGTCGTGGGGACGTACAACGTGACGGCGGACAGTACCCAGCGGACCCTGGTCGCACGGCTGCTGGCCACCGGGGTGCCGATGGTGGCGGTCGCGATCCGCAACCCGTACGACGTGGCCCAACTGCGGGACGTGAAGGGCTACTTGGCCTCGTACTCCTGGACGGACGTCGAGGTCCGGGCGGCCGCGCGCGTGCTGGCCGGGCAGGTGGCGCCGCGCGGGAAGCTGCCGGTGCCGGTGCAGCGGGCCGACAAGCCGGCGGAGGTGCTGTACCTGATCGGACACGGCCTGACGTACGGACCGGCCTGA
- a CDS encoding ABC transporter ATP-binding protein: MAAQQGGDRGWARRLAGYAWRYPKDVVLALGSSLAGMAVMALVPLITKVIIDDVIGDKTRDMTPWAAALIGAALLVYVFTYIRRYYGGRLALDVQHDLRTEMFGTITALDGRRQDELSTGQVVGRATSDLQLIQGLLFMLPMTIGNILLFLISLVIMAWLSVPLTLVAIAVAPALWWIARRSRTKLHPATWYAQAQAAAVAGVVDGAVSGVRVVKGFGQEEQETGKLREVGRRLFAGRLRTIRFNSRYTPALQAVPALGQVAMLALGGWLAVRGHITLGTFVAFSTYLAQLVGPVRMLAMVLTVGQQARAGTERVLELIDTEPTLADGRKTLPADAPATVEFDDVSFGYEDASGKIRPVLDGLSFEIRPGETLAVVGSSGSGKSTVSLLLPRFYDVTRGAVLIGGHDVRELTLDSLRAAIGLVPEDSFLFSDTVRANIAYGRPDATDEQIRTAARAAQADRFIDELPDGYATKVGEHGLTLSGGQRQRVALARAILTDPRLLVLDDATSAVDARVEHEIHEALKHVMEGRTTLLIAHRRSTLGLADRIAVLDDGRLADLGTHEELERRSALYRRLLTDPDELGGVSPGHTPPTSLTKAEDTTVRDSIRDELDAEFDAERGITPRLWTGDREPRDTAFDGTPATPELLAQVEALPPATDTPGIDEARAVAPEESYGLKRLLRGFGAALALSLALVAVDAGMGLLLPVLIRHGIDDGVSQAALGAVWAASLLGLLAVGAQWAAQIGEMRMTGRTGERVLYSLRLKIFAQLQRLGLDYYERELTGRIMTRMTTDVDALSTFLQTGLVTAFVSVVTFFGIMGALLVIDVQLALVVFATLPPLIVGTVYFRRASVKAYELARERVSVVNADLQESVAGLRIVQAFRGEREGGERFAAGSDSYRRARVHGQWLISVYFPFVQFLSSAAAAAVLIVGAHRVDAGTLTTGALVAYLLYIDLFFAPVQQLSQVFDGYQQATVSLGRIQELLQEPTSTKAAPEPLEVLSLRGEIAFEDVDFAYGGSGEEEAALRGVALRIPAGQTVAFVGETGAGKSTLVKLVARFYDPTGGRVTVDGTDLRDLDLTSYRHRLGVVPQEAYLFQGTIRDAIAYGRPEATDAEVEAAARAVGAHDMIATLDGGYLHGVAERGRNLSAGQRQLIALARAELVNPDILLLDEATAALDLATEAQVSQATDRLAGRRTTLVVAHRLTTAARADRVVVMDHGRVAEDGTHDELLARDGRYAALWRTFVGEPALRS; encoded by the coding sequence GGCACGATCACCGCCCTCGACGGCCGCCGCCAGGACGAGCTGTCCACCGGCCAGGTCGTCGGCCGCGCCACCAGCGACCTCCAGCTGATCCAGGGCCTGCTCTTCATGCTGCCGATGACCATCGGCAACATCCTGCTGTTCCTGATCTCCCTCGTGATCATGGCCTGGCTGTCCGTCCCGCTCACCCTGGTCGCGATCGCCGTCGCCCCCGCACTGTGGTGGATCGCCCGGCGCAGCCGCACCAAGCTGCACCCCGCCACCTGGTACGCCCAGGCCCAGGCCGCCGCCGTCGCGGGCGTGGTCGACGGCGCCGTCAGCGGCGTACGCGTGGTGAAGGGGTTCGGGCAGGAGGAGCAGGAGACCGGCAAGCTCCGGGAGGTCGGACGGAGGCTGTTCGCCGGGCGGCTGCGCACCATCCGGTTCAATTCCCGGTACACCCCCGCCCTCCAGGCCGTCCCCGCCCTCGGCCAGGTCGCCATGCTGGCGCTCGGCGGCTGGCTGGCCGTCCGGGGCCACATCACGCTCGGTACGTTCGTGGCCTTCTCCACGTACCTGGCCCAGCTGGTCGGCCCGGTCCGCATGCTCGCCATGGTCCTCACCGTCGGCCAGCAGGCCCGCGCCGGCACGGAACGCGTCCTGGAGCTGATCGACACCGAGCCGACGCTCGCCGACGGCAGGAAGACGCTCCCCGCCGACGCGCCCGCGACCGTCGAATTCGACGACGTGTCCTTCGGATATGAGGACGCCTCCGGCAAGATCCGCCCCGTCCTCGACGGCCTCAGCTTCGAGATCCGGCCCGGCGAGACCCTCGCCGTCGTCGGCTCCTCCGGCTCCGGCAAGTCGACCGTCTCGCTCCTCCTGCCGCGCTTCTACGACGTGACGCGCGGCGCCGTCCTCATCGGCGGCCACGACGTCCGCGAACTCACCCTCGACTCGCTGCGCGCCGCGATCGGCCTGGTCCCCGAGGACTCCTTCCTCTTCTCCGACACGGTCCGCGCCAACATCGCGTACGGTCGCCCGGACGCCACCGACGAACAGATCCGGACGGCCGCCCGCGCCGCCCAGGCGGACCGTTTCATCGACGAACTGCCCGACGGCTACGCCACCAAGGTCGGCGAGCACGGCCTCACCCTCTCCGGCGGCCAGCGCCAGCGCGTCGCCCTCGCCCGCGCCATCCTCACCGACCCGCGCCTGCTCGTCCTCGACGACGCGACCTCGGCGGTCGACGCCCGCGTGGAGCACGAGATCCACGAGGCGCTCAAGCACGTCATGGAGGGCCGCACCACCCTCCTCATCGCCCACCGCCGCTCCACCCTCGGCCTCGCCGACCGCATCGCCGTCCTCGACGACGGCCGCCTCGCCGACCTGGGCACCCACGAGGAGCTGGAGCGCCGCTCCGCCCTCTACCGCAGGCTGCTCACCGACCCCGACGAACTGGGCGGCGTCTCACCCGGCCACACCCCGCCGACCTCGCTCACCAAGGCCGAGGACACCACCGTCCGCGACTCGATACGGGACGAGCTGGACGCCGAGTTCGACGCCGAGCGCGGCATCACCCCCCGGCTGTGGACGGGCGACCGGGAGCCCCGGGACACCGCGTTCGACGGCACCCCCGCCACCCCCGAACTCCTCGCCCAGGTGGAGGCGCTGCCCCCGGCGACCGACACCCCCGGCATCGACGAGGCCCGCGCGGTCGCACCGGAGGAGTCGTACGGCCTGAAGCGGTTGCTGCGCGGCTTCGGCGCGGCCCTCGCCCTCAGTCTCGCCCTGGTCGCCGTCGACGCGGGCATGGGCCTGCTGCTGCCGGTGCTGATCCGGCACGGCATCGACGACGGCGTCTCCCAGGCGGCCCTCGGCGCGGTCTGGGCCGCGTCCCTGCTCGGGCTGCTCGCGGTCGGCGCCCAGTGGGCGGCGCAGATCGGCGAGATGCGGATGACCGGCCGTACCGGCGAACGCGTCCTCTACTCCCTGCGCCTGAAGATCTTCGCCCAGCTCCAGCGCCTCGGACTCGACTACTACGAGCGGGAGTTGACCGGCCGCATCATGACGCGGATGACGACGGACGTCGACGCCCTCTCGACCTTCCTGCAGACCGGACTGGTCACCGCGTTCGTCTCCGTCGTCACCTTCTTCGGCATCATGGGCGCCCTGCTCGTGATCGACGTACAGCTCGCCCTCGTCGTCTTCGCCACGCTCCCGCCGCTGATCGTCGGCACGGTCTACTTCCGCCGGGCGAGCGTGAAGGCGTACGAGCTGGCCCGCGAGCGGGTGTCCGTGGTCAACGCGGACCTCCAGGAGTCGGTGGCCGGGCTGCGGATCGTGCAGGCGTTCCGGGGCGAGCGCGAGGGCGGCGAGCGGTTCGCGGCCGGCAGCGACAGCTACCGTCGGGCCCGCGTCCACGGCCAGTGGCTGATCTCGGTCTACTTCCCGTTCGTGCAGTTCCTGTCCTCGGCCGCCGCGGCCGCCGTCCTGATCGTCGGCGCCCACCGGGTCGACGCGGGCACCCTCACCACCGGCGCCCTGGTCGCCTACCTCCTCTACATCGACCTCTTCTTCGCCCCCGTCCAGCAGCTCTCCCAGGTCTTCGACGGCTACCAGCAGGCCACCGTCTCCCTGGGCCGCATCCAGGAGCTCCTCCAGGAGCCGACCTCGACGAAGGCGGCCCCCGAACCCCTGGAGGTGCTCTCCCTGCGCGGCGAGATCGCCTTCGAGGACGTCGACTTCGCGTACGGGGGCTCCGGCGAGGAGGAAGCGGCTCTGCGGGGGGTCGCCCTGCGCATCCCCGCCGGACAGACCGTCGCCTTCGTCGGCGAGACCGGCGCCGGCAAGTCCACGCTGGTCAAGCTGGTCGCCCGCTTCTACGACCCCACCGGCGGCCGGGTCACGGTCGACGGCACCGACCTGCGCGACCTCGACCTCACCTCGTACCGGCACCGGCTCGGCGTCGTCCCGCAGGAGGCGTACCTCTTCCAGGGCACGATCCGGGACGCCATCGCCTACGGCCGCCCCGAGGCCACCGACGCGGAGGTGGAGGCCGCCGCCCGTGCCGTAGGCGCCCACGACATGATCGCCACGCTCGACGGCGGCTATCTGCACGGGGTCGCCGAACGCGGCCGCAACCTCTCCGCCGGCCAGCGCCAGCTGATCGCGCTGGCCCGCGCGGAGCTGGTGAACCCCGACATCCTGCTCCTCGACGAGGCGACGGCGGCCCTGGACCTGGCCACCGAGGCGCAGGTCAGCCAGGCCACCGACCGCCTCGCCGGCCGCCGTACGACCCTGGTCGTGGCCCACCGCCTCACCACGGCCGCCCGCGCCGACCGCGTCGTCGTGATGGACCACGGCCGGGTCGCCGAGGACGGCACCCACGACGAACTGCTGGCCCGCGACGGCCGGTACGCCGCCCTCTGGCGCACCTTCGTGGGCGAGCCGGCGCTGCGCTCATAA
- a CDS encoding MHYT domain-containing protein, with protein sequence MQGTVDGFSYGAATPVAAYVMACLGAALGLRCVVRSVYNERSWKPGWLALGAASIGCGIWTMHFIAMVGFRVKESPIHYDVGLTVLSLAVAITVVGIGVFAVGYRGVSRSTLCTAGSVTGLGVAAMHYLGMAAIQLNGYIQYDIAVVALSVGIAIVAATAALWAAVSIRGFLTSLGASLVMGVAVSGMHYTGMAAVGVHLHGTTGGTFTGESPTSILLPMLIGPVIFLLLAGVVVMFDPLLVLGEGEWDRSAGRQRERERERPEPRESRHPRQSWRADRPDVPLQHPDDSAPASLFEPQPRRPREQPQGAGRRVREW encoded by the coding sequence ATGCAAGGCACGGTCGACGGTTTCAGCTACGGTGCGGCCACCCCGGTGGCCGCCTATGTCATGGCCTGCCTGGGCGCCGCGCTCGGACTGCGCTGTGTGGTCAGGTCGGTCTACAACGAGCGCTCCTGGAAGCCCGGTTGGCTGGCCCTGGGGGCCGCGAGCATCGGCTGCGGCATCTGGACGATGCACTTCATCGCGATGGTCGGCTTCCGGGTGAAGGAGAGCCCCATCCACTACGACGTCGGACTGACGGTGCTCAGCCTCGCCGTCGCCATCACCGTCGTCGGCATCGGGGTGTTCGCCGTGGGCTACCGCGGCGTCAGCAGGTCCACCCTCTGCACGGCGGGATCCGTCACGGGCCTCGGCGTGGCTGCCATGCACTACCTGGGCATGGCCGCCATCCAGTTGAACGGCTACATCCAGTACGACATCGCCGTCGTCGCCCTCTCCGTGGGCATCGCCATCGTCGCCGCGACCGCCGCGCTCTGGGCGGCCGTGTCGATCCGGGGCTTCCTGACCAGCCTGGGGGCCAGCCTGGTGATGGGGGTCGCCGTGTCCGGCATGCACTACACCGGGATGGCCGCGGTCGGGGTGCACCTCCACGGCACGACCGGCGGCACGTTCACCGGCGAATCACCCACGTCGATCCTCCTGCCCATGCTCATCGGGCCGGTCATCTTCCTGCTCCTCGCGGGCGTCGTCGTGATGTTCGACCCGCTGCTCGTGCTGGGCGAGGGCGAGTGGGACCGGTCGGCCGGCCGGCAGCGGGAACGGGAACGCGAGCGGCCGGAGCCCCGGGAATCCCGGCACCCCCGGCAGTCCTGGCGGGCCGACCGCCCGGACGTTCCCCTCCAGCACCCCGACGACTCCGCCCCCGCGTCCCTCTTCGAACCCCAGCCCCGCCGCCCCCGGGAGCAGCCGCAGGGCGCGGGGCGCCGGGTACGGGAGTGGTGA
- a CDS encoding CDGSH iron-sulfur domain-containing protein, which yields MSNVPAGRRRVTLQRGPGPLLVEGPVEVTLEDGKTVSSDRFCVALCTCCRSRIYPWCDTSHRRRTAAAERGPTKGTAPTGTDPTADSAASADDQRRTQPPSD from the coding sequence GTGTCGAACGTTCCCGCCGGACGCCGCCGCGTCACCCTGCAGCGTGGTCCCGGTCCGCTTCTCGTCGAAGGGCCGGTCGAGGTCACGCTGGAGGACGGGAAGACCGTGTCGTCCGACCGCTTCTGCGTGGCCCTGTGCACCTGCTGCCGCAGCCGTATCTACCCGTGGTGCGACACCAGCCACCGGCGCCGGACCGCCGCCGCTGAACGCGGGCCCACCAAGGGCACCGCCCCCACCGGCACCGACCCCACCGCAGACTCCGCAGCCTCCGCCGACGACCAGCGCCGTACCCAGCCGCCGTCCGACTGA
- a CDS encoding S28 family serine protease, whose protein sequence is MRKALGWVLSFVVLIGTLSTAGTAHAAGSDAGDIKDRLLAIPGVSLIEEKPYPGYRFFVLGFTQPVDHRNPKKGTFKQRITVLHKDTARPTVFYTGGYNVSTNPGRREPTQIVDGNQISMEYRFFNPSRPDPADWSKLDIWQAASDQHRIFKALKKIYGKKWISTGGSKGGMTATYYERFYPKDMDGVVAYVAPNDVVNKEDSAYDRFFAKVGTKECRDRLNAVQREALVRREPLEKKYAEVAAAEGFTFQTVGSLDKAYEAVVLDYVWGFWQYSTLADCDSDVIPKDAKKATDDEIWTSIDTISGFSFYADQGLAPYTPYFYQAGTQLGAPTIKFPHIEKKYIRYGYQPPRNFVPRDIKMKFQPKAMRDVDTWVRNNAKQMLFVYGQNDPWGAEPFHLGKKARDSYVLTAPGANHGANVAGLVEAQKDLATARILKWAGVAPAAVQADPSKAKPLAKFDSKLDKRDVEREPALRP, encoded by the coding sequence ATGCGCAAAGCACTCGGATGGGTGCTGTCGTTCGTCGTGCTCATCGGCACGTTGAGCACGGCGGGGACGGCCCACGCCGCGGGGTCGGACGCCGGTGACATCAAGGACCGGCTGCTCGCGATACCGGGGGTGAGCCTGATCGAGGAGAAGCCGTACCCGGGTTACCGCTTCTTCGTCCTGGGCTTCACCCAGCCGGTGGACCACAGGAACCCGAAGAAGGGGACGTTCAAGCAGCGGATCACCGTGCTGCACAAGGACACGGCCCGACCGACGGTCTTCTACACCGGCGGTTACAACGTCTCCACCAACCCCGGCCGCCGTGAACCCACGCAGATCGTGGACGGCAACCAGATCTCCATGGAGTACCGCTTCTTCAACCCGTCCCGGCCCGACCCGGCCGACTGGTCCAAGCTCGACATCTGGCAGGCGGCCAGCGACCAGCACCGGATCTTCAAGGCGCTGAAGAAGATCTACGGCAAGAAGTGGATCTCCACCGGTGGCTCCAAGGGCGGTATGACGGCCACCTACTACGAGCGCTTCTACCCGAAGGACATGGACGGCGTCGTCGCGTACGTCGCCCCCAACGACGTCGTCAACAAGGAGGACTCGGCGTACGACCGGTTCTTCGCCAAGGTCGGCACCAAGGAGTGCCGCGACCGGCTGAACGCCGTGCAGCGCGAGGCCCTCGTCCGTCGTGAGCCGCTGGAGAAGAAGTACGCGGAGGTCGCCGCCGCCGAGGGCTTCACCTTCCAGACGGTCGGCAGCCTCGACAAGGCGTACGAGGCGGTCGTCCTCGACTACGTCTGGGGCTTCTGGCAGTACAGCACACTCGCCGACTGCGACAGCGACGTCATCCCGAAGGACGCCAAGAAGGCCACGGACGACGAGATCTGGACGTCGATCGACACGATCTCCGGCTTCTCCTTCTACGCCGACCAGGGCCTCGCGCCGTACACGCCGTACTTCTACCAGGCCGGTACGCAGCTGGGCGCGCCCACGATCAAGTTCCCGCACATCGAGAAGAAGTACATCCGCTACGGCTACCAGCCGCCCCGGAACTTCGTCCCCCGGGACATCAAGATGAAGTTCCAGCCGAAGGCGATGCGGGACGTCGACACCTGGGTCCGCAACAACGCCAAGCAGATGCTCTTCGTCTACGGGCAGAACGACCCGTGGGGCGCCGAGCCGTTCCACCTGGGCAAGAAGGCCCGTGACTCGTACGTGCTCACGGCCCCCGGCGCCAACCACGGCGCCAACGTCGCCGGTCTCGTCGAGGCGCAGAAGGACCTGGCCACGGCCCGGATCCTGAAGTGGGCGGGTGTCGCCCCGGCCGCCGTCCAGGCGGACCCGAGCAAGGCGAAGCCGCTGGCGAAGTTCGACTCCAAGCTCGACAAGCGTGACGTCGAGCGGGAGCCCGCGCTGAGGCCGTAG
- a CDS encoding sugar O-acetyltransferase: MSGSREEEVLARIAGGLVYTESEAAFQASRRRTDQIFAYNQTPPGEAERRRALLVEIFGSIGERTVLLPPFHAGFGSNVHIGDDFFGNVNLTFVDDVDIRIGNDVMIAPSVTLTTTGHPVHPSRRADFGRFSEPIVIEDKVWIGSNAVVLPGVRIGYGSVIGAGSVVSRDIPPMTVALGTPCRVVRAITDEDLTTRS; this comes from the coding sequence GTGTCGGGTTCTCGTGAGGAAGAAGTTCTGGCCCGGATTGCCGGGGGCCTCGTCTACACCGAGTCCGAGGCGGCCTTCCAGGCGTCCCGACGGCGTACGGATCAGATCTTCGCGTACAACCAGACCCCACCGGGTGAGGCGGAGCGGCGTCGCGCGCTGCTCGTCGAGATCTTCGGGTCGATCGGTGAGCGCACGGTGCTGCTGCCGCCGTTCCACGCGGGCTTCGGCAGCAACGTGCACATCGGCGACGACTTCTTCGGGAACGTGAACCTGACGTTCGTCGACGACGTGGACATCCGCATAGGCAACGATGTCATGATCGCGCCCAGCGTGACGCTGACGACGACGGGGCACCCCGTGCACCCCTCGCGCCGCGCCGACTTCGGACGCTTCTCGGAGCCGATCGTGATCGAGGACAAGGTCTGGATCGGCAGCAATGCGGTCGTCCTGCCCGGCGTCCGGATCGGCTACGGCTCGGTCATCGGCGCCGGCAGCGTCGTCAGCCGTGACATTCCGCCGATGACCGTCGCGCTGGGTACACCGTGCCGGGTGGTCCGCGCCATCACGGACGAGGACCTCACCACCCGGTCATGA
- a CDS encoding peptidase E, with amino-acid sequence MTAPEPTIVATSGGHRIGDRTRVTFHSLVHHAVELSGVNGRRPKVMYVGTAVGDSEHMTARMSEAARVAGFDLTPLALFPMPNIEDIESAVLEQDVVWVMGGSVANLLAVWRVHGLDRILRRAWRSGVVLSGVSAGSICWFRGGTTDSFGPRLRPVTDALAYLPYGNGVHYDSDEGRRPLVHRLVADGTLPETHCTDDGVGLVYRGTRLVEAVAELPDKGAYMVHRDGDTVVEERVTPRLLPEPRRS; translated from the coding sequence ATGACCGCCCCCGAACCCACCATCGTCGCGACCTCGGGCGGCCACCGCATCGGTGACCGCACCCGGGTGACCTTCCATTCGCTCGTGCACCACGCCGTGGAACTGTCGGGGGTGAACGGGCGGCGGCCGAAGGTCATGTACGTCGGTACGGCGGTCGGGGACTCCGAGCACATGACCGCGCGCATGAGCGAGGCCGCGCGGGTCGCGGGCTTCGATCTGACCCCGCTCGCGCTCTTCCCGATGCCCAACATCGAGGACATCGAGTCGGCGGTCCTGGAACAGGACGTCGTGTGGGTCATGGGCGGCTCGGTCGCCAACCTGCTGGCCGTCTGGCGCGTCCACGGCCTCGACCGGATACTCCGCCGCGCCTGGCGGTCGGGCGTCGTCCTGAGCGGCGTCAGCGCGGGCTCCATCTGCTGGTTCCGGGGCGGGACGACGGACTCCTTCGGCCCCCGACTCCGCCCGGTGACGGACGCGTTGGCGTACCTGCCGTACGGCAACGGCGTGCACTACGACAGCGACGAGGGGCGGCGGCCCCTGGTGCACCGCCTCGTCGCCGACGGCACGCTGCCGGAGACCCATTGCACGGACGACGGGGTCGGGCTCGTCTACCGGGGCACACGCCTGGTGGAGGCGGTCGCCGAACTCCCCGACAAGGGGGCGTACATGGTCCACCGCGACGGCGACACGGTGGTGGAGGAACGAGTCACGCCGCGGCTCCTGCCCGAGCCGCGTCGGTCGTAG